A stretch of DNA from Pongo abelii isolate AG06213 chromosome 17, NHGRI_mPonAbe1-v2.0_pri, whole genome shotgun sequence:
ATGACTTATGAAATGATTTCATTGTAAATGAACTTGTTTCTTGTACTCGTCATGGCAAAGAAAGCAGAAAACTACTCTGAAactaaggaggaaaaaaacacacacacattaatttTGAAACCCAGAGAGTAGGCCTCAAACTCAGGGATAGTGTCTTTAAACAGAATAATGGGCAtgtggtgcttaataaatgtaggggctttttaaaaatcctgttgtGAGGAAGTATTTTCCTCTCTAcccagaagacaaagaaaaacagtgAGTGTTGACAACATGGTATTAAAAAGCCACCCCTACACAGTTTGTTatcctcaaatatatatattctttttaatttactctaagccagcacggtggctcatagcATCTTACTTTTGTGTCATTATCTCTCTGCCATACACACAAGTCATAGCTGGGGATTTCAACTCACGGTGAAGCTATGCTGAGATTCCAGATCTCAGTAGTGCTGGCATGAGCGCTGGTCTCTTCAGTCATAGAGAAGACAATATCCTAGGGAGACTGGAATTAGTCCTATTTTGCACCATTCAAGCCAAAATGCCGCTTATCAAGAAGCAAGTAATTGCTAGCTAATggctatgggggaaaaaaaagcactgCATTTCAATCTAAGCATCTTTTGGCCCATGACAATAAATAAAGCTGTGGAGAGTGTAAACATAAAGTAGGGACCGTTTCTTGAGGAGGTTAAATAGCAAACATTAAAAAAGGCGAGTTACCTCATCCGACTGGGAGGGACTGATTCTGGGCATTGGTGATACTTGGGGCGTTTTCAACTGCGTGCTGTTGCTGTCTGGCACGAGCTCTCGGTGGATGGTTTGGATGTGGTTCTGGAGTTCACTTTCAGACTCAAACTTAACGTTGCAGCTAGAGCAGCGCGTCTTCAGTCCCCCCATTTTGCCTTTCCCCTCAACGGCACTCAGATTCTCATTCTGGCCCAAGCCTGGTCTATTCGCACCGGGAGGGACGTTAATGCCTGGGCTGGCGCTCTTACTGAGATTCACGCAGCCGGCACACAGACCATATGGCAGGCCATTGATGTCAAGTTTCACCAGATCTTGCTTGGAACGGAATTCTTTGAGGCAAGATGCGCACTTGTACAGTTTTTGGACGTGCTGGCCCCGCCCTGTGGTCTGAACTGCAGACCCATTCCCTGTCTTTTGCATGTGGAATGTCCCATGGATTTTGAGTTCCAATGTTGAGGTCACTGTCTGCATGCACACCACGCAGCGAAAGCCCGTCAGGGAATTCCTCAAGTCAGGGTGCATTTGGCAATGCTCTAAAAACTCCTCTTCACTCTGGAGAGGCATCTTGCAAATCCGGCAGTTTCCAGTATCAAGACTCTTACTATGCGTGACTTTGTGTTCAGTAAGAGTTAAAAGGGAGGGAAACCGCTCTCCACAAATAGGGCACATGTAGTGTTTGACAGGGCCTAGGTGGGTCTGCATATGTTCACGGAGGCCATTTTCGGAGAAGAAGGTTCGAGAGCACACGTTGCACTTGTAATTCCCTTTAATGAGCTCAGCTTTCTTTTTCACGATGGCACTTTCTCCAGGTCTGATGTTGTGGTCTCGGAGCTGGTGATTCTGCAGCAAAGTTTCCATAGTGTAGGCTGCCCCACAAATGTCGCAGCCGTACATAGGCTCAGAGGTGTCAACGTCTTCTTCGCTCCCATCGTGACTGTTGTGGGACTCCTGGCTGTTGGTCAGCAAAGTCTGCAGCTCCACTTCCTCTTTCTGCACTTGCTCGGAAGCTCCATTTGTTCCACAGTTGGGTGTCTTGGTTTCGAATACACAATGTTTTTCTCGCAAGTGTTTTTCTAACAAAATGATCGCATGGAAGGCTTTGCTACAGAACTTGCAGTTGTACTTCTTACTGTGAGTGGTGATGTGGCATTGCAGCTCCACCTCGGTGCCAAAGGACTCACCGCAGAAAATGCACTTATGTACTTTCCCTTGGTTTTCCAGGTGGTTGTGTTTCACATGGAGCTGCAAGTCAGTTTCGTTGCGGAAGTCCCAGTTGCAAGATGTGCACCTATAGACTTTCTTTTCGTTACTGTGCTTCACAGCCAAGTGGAGCTGAATGGAGACTTTTGAGTCAAAAACTTCCTGGCAGAGGGTGCAGCGAAAGAAGACAAAGGTGTGCATGTCCAGCAGGTGTTTCTGAAGGTCATCCACTGATGTGAATTGCTTGTCACAACTCTCACAGATGTAATACGTTGAGGTGATCATAAAGTGAATGGTAACATGCTTCAGCAAGGATTCTTGGTTGGGGAATTCCTTGTTGCACTGAGGACAGGTCAATTTTGGAAGCACAGTGTCAAGATGAGTTTTTAGGTGAGTCTGAAAGCTGTCTAGGGATGTGTACTTAGCACCACACTGATTACAGATATATTCTCCAGCTGGACGTGCAGGTGCACCTCCTACTGCCTGCATCATCTTAAGAGATGTCTGCTCTATGGCCACAGGAGATAGGGGGCTTAAGGCCCTGGATTTCTTCCCATTGTGAATATAATTCAGGGCCAAGGGAATGTTTTTATGATTCTCTTTGATATGCTTGTTCAGTTTAAGAACGCTGTTGAATATTGGCGAATTTGTACAATAGGAACAAGAATAGACTTCTACTACTGGTTCTTTGGGAGTCCCAAGCACTGGAGACCCAAATCGGGAGCCACTGAGGTCACAATGAACCTGTCTAATATGCTCTTCCAGGGAAGAGTCAGTGAGAAACCCCATATAGCAATGGGGACAAAAGAATGCATTACTATCTTTAGCTGCAGGGTTTGCAAATCCATGAGAACATCGGATGTGTTCCTGAAGAGTGTTGAGGTCGTTGACAACTTCGGAACAGAAGTTACACTGGTAGACAATGGCAGGCATGGCAGAAACAATCAGACCTGGGTCCTGAGCTTCATGCACTTGCTTAAGATGTTCATTTAGGTTATAGAGTGAGGGCAGGACCTCCAAACAATACTGACAAATATGGGCCTGTTCTGGCTTATCTAAGTGCATAGTTTTCAGGTGAATCTGCAGAACTGCAAGACTTGAAAATAATTGTTTGTTGCAGTAAATACAGCTGTAGGTAACTTTTGCTTGTTTACTTGAGGGACCAGTCATGTCAGGGGTTTGTTGAGCGGCCCTCTTCCTCCCTCGACTCTTTGGGATTGGCGGGGCAGCTTCCACCATGGTTGAGCTGTCCACTGAGAGGTTGGAATCTGGAGTCGTACTGGACACAGAGGTATAGCCCACCGTGACCAGGGAAGGGCTGTTGCTGTGATTGCATGACTCCGGTTGCTGGTGACTGTCCATGTGGCTGTACAGTTCCTCAACTGTGTGGAAACTCTCAGAACAAATGCTGCATGAGTTCTTCTTCTCCCCGCTATGCACCTGCTCCATGTGGTTCATGAGGGAGGTCTCCTCGACGAAGAGCTCGTGGCAGTAGACACACTGGAGGGCCGCTCGGTCCTCGTTTGGGGAGCATTCGGGGTGGCACTCTGCAATGTGTTTTTGGAGGTCTTCTGGGAAGTCAAAGCCTTCCTCACACTGACTGCACTTCTGAGTGTCCTTCATCTTCCAGTCCTCCATCCTGGAACCGGACTGAGAGCCGTCCTTGTTCCTCTCGTGAACCTGCATGTGTCCGTGTAAGGAACTAGAGGACAGAAACCCACGGCGACAAATGGCACATTTATATGGCTTGTTGGACGTGTGAGTCTTTAAGTGGATCTTCAAGTGATCACTTCTGGAAAACGCAGCATCACATTCACTGCAGTGGTACTTCTTGTCCCCGGTGTGGAGTTTTATGTGGCGATCTCGGCTGCGCTTGTGTTTGAACAGCCTACTGCAGTAGGTGCATTTGAAAGGCAGTTTGTCGCTGTGACTCTGCTCATGGTGCTTTAGGTAGCTGAGGCGGCTAAACGACTTGTCACAGAATTGACATGGGTATGGAAGTCCAGGGCCACCTTCTTCCTCTCCAAAATCGCAACCTTCTCCATGGCTAGGAGAAGTCTGATCCTTGCTAGAAGGTGAGGAAGCTGGCCAAGAGCAAGTCGGATCATCTTCAACATCCACTCCATCTGCAACAAGAAGCAATGACAAATTTCATCTGACATGTTGAGATTCAAGAGTGAGTTTACCGTACCATTTCAACCAGCACACAGAGTTGGGCCCTCTTGaatctttcaagaaaaaaaaaaatgaaagagagaatatTTGAGTGAGACATTTTCAAATCTGAGCCCAAAGCAGTTATTCTGCATTTACTTTTTGTTGAGCTGTAAAATATAAGAGGATATTAAATAGTTCTATGTCTAAATTAcccttttattactttttatcatTCTTCCTTAGAAGCAAGGTATATATTACACATtgacaattttattaaaatgcagattttaatatatttaatgtttcttttgtaTTCATTCTAAAATGATTTGCATATTATGTGAGCATCTGAAGAACcaaatgaaaagaggaaatatTACAGGAATGATTTAAAATTAATGCAGTCAACCCAGATgtctaatatttaataaaaaattccctctgcattttgcttgtttttatataaaaaggCAATTCTGAAGACCAAAATCTGTTATGGGGTTCTTATTGATACAGACTTTATTGCTTTCagcaaaaaaatattaaaaagtaagcacatgaaagaagacagaaaacacaATAATAATTATGTCTTGTGTAATGAAAGACAACCAGGATTTCTTCAATAACTGAAATTCGAATTCCATAGGCCAGAAAATGGATTATTAAATGTTAGAAGGGTACTGCTAGATATTACATGTAGCTAGGATCAGCTAggatcaagaaaaaaatgagagtttcACAACGGCCAGATTTTAATAGTGTATTTTGTTTGGAAAGTTCAAGAGGTGGCCCACCATATCTTCCTTTTGCAAAAGCTTCAGCAGCCTGAACTTCCTTAGCTAAACAGGACCTGCACTTTGAGGTGAGCAGAGACAAAGCAACttgtgaaaaactggaaacaggaAAAGTGATAAATGATTATGGTAAATGCTGAAAGATTTATGAGTgacaaaaagaagacaaacaagacTGAGAGCCAGATATAAACTTAGCAAGTTATCCATAAAGGAACGTTACCTTATATTAGgtgattttaaaaactatgttcTCAGCAAATGTGCACTGTTATTTCTGTTGCTTTCTTGATATCCAAGTGGAAAATAAGACCATCTCAAAACAGGTTGTAAAAcctcttttttgcttttcataaCCTATTATTCAAGatcagaagaaattttaaaagcttttcacTCTCCAAAGGAGCACgatttttcaaaaaaacacacaagtaAAGACCATGGAGTGGAGCTGGTGGGGATAGTGTTTCAGTTAGAATAAGAAGCTCAGTTAGAGCATTATTAGAATATTCTAATGGTATTCAATTACAGTATGTTCAAATAAGTTTTTAGATTCTTCAAAGCTGAAGTTCACTAGCAAGCTAAATGATTAACATAAAAGTAGAAACTGGTGAGCATTATGTAAACGAATTCCATGTCTGCTTTCTTTAAGGTAACAAGATTTTACTAGATTGTCAGCCTCTTCCTTATCCACAGGAAACAGATGAGGATCATTCCTTTCCTGCATCTAGAAACTGATGACAACACCATCTCACTATCAATGCCAGATGGCAACCCTCTCACTCTGAGAAAACAACCAAACACCATTCCtggatctctgcccactgcaacaaAGCTTCGCCATACAAGTTGAAAATCGCACGATTTTGCATCCTCATTTATATGACTCTATAACCCAACATGTTTCCAGCATAAGAAAGGGTCTGATGGATGTGGATGTGATTTATACTTAAAGTGAATACACCAGGAACATATGCAGATAAACTCAACTCACCactcaacatacaaaaaaaaaaatttaactaaaagcaaaaaaactCAATAATGATCTAGTTTTCCCCTTAAAAAAGTGTTGTCACCTAAAGCTAATATACCTGAAACAAATCAAGGTTTCAAATATTTACCCTAATTGAAAAAAAAGGCTATCTATTAAATGTACTCAACATTCTAGGTAAAATCTACCACATTTCACATTTATCTTTCAGGCTTAAATCCtgctatttcatttaaaaaatattttcaaacacatCTTCTCATTTATACATTTGGGGAAAACAGTGAATCAGAATTTGTAATGCATCTAGCCTAGAAGGATGTAACTATTGAGCCTGAAAATTGAGCAAGTGAATTTATTATTAAACTGCAGATTGTGTCCAGGTATgatatattttttacaaatacatAAAGAATTATAGCGCAATGGACCATTATAAAAATTATGCAATCCCTAACACCAGGCTTAAATCAGGTTCTTGTCTGTGGTCCATGCCTGACTATATCTATTATATAACTGTTCTCTTAAGCTTGTAAATTTCAATGACATGTCAAGTGAGCTGAAGGTTAGGATCAAGGTTTTAACCAGGATTCAAGAGAGCAgaaaccttttctttcttctttccagtcCCCATTACTTGTCTTTGTAAAGGAAATTACACAAAACCTCCTCTAGAAGTCATAAGGCGTGGGGATTGAGCAGAAGTAAATAGTTTGAGCAAGGAATgatacttttagaaaaataaatcaagctgCCCTGAAAGGctgatttctgttttaaaatataaaatgtaaaactctcATTTGCCAGTACTGTAAATGGATCATATTCTCCCAAGAACACACAGGGACTCACTACTCCCAGCAGGTTGGTCCACGCTCTTCAGGTATCAGACTCCTCCAAGACTTCTGTGGTGATGGTCTCCCCGCCAACATACTCTGAGGTCTACCTAAGACTTTGAGAGTTATCCATCCCCATTAACTTAAGCTTTTTGGCAGCCACAGTGCAAACTAAGCTTAAATAGTGAATATAGGTTTAAACGATGTCAATTTCTTTTTACACGTGGAAGAAACTGTAGAAGATTCTTTCAACTCAGGTTCCTGAATCAACTTTAACTTTTTTCCCCTTCGGCACTAAGTGCTACTTACAGGGACTGTCTTTCTGTGTGATGGCAAGTTTTCTGCATTTTAATGTGAAGTACTTAACATGtccatgtaaattttaatttttgaaaccaGTCACTTCACTTGAGCTGACTCTCCGAGAGCTGTAGCTCTTACTGCTGAAAAAGCTTTGCTAGAAACCAGCTCCGTGGCctaaaaattctatttaaagATGCAAACGTGTGTGCATGGTTAGTGCAGATGTTTTTCTACAGCAACTGTACTTGCTGAGTTTCACCATTTCCATAAAGCACATTAAAACAAGTGTGTGAACACTCCGAGATGAAAGTCTCCAACACTCCTGAGACTTTCAGTGGAAAGTAGAGCCGCCTGACTTTTCTCCAAGCAGACAGGAATGCCCATGATTCAGCAGCCTGAGTAAATAAAAGAGGTCCTTATTTCCTAATTTCGCTGGCTGGCCACACTGCAGCAGCCTCTGTGTTTCTGCCAAAGGGGATGCAGAACTGGAACTACACCCAGCCGCTGAAGGCCTGTCTTTGTTAGCCAGCCAGGCTTTCCGGACCATCTTCTGGCAGCAGAACGGCCATATCCTGCAAGGAAGACCTCCATCTCAGGCTAGGCGCTTCTCTAGTCTGCCTAAAAGGATGAAACAACAGATTTTGCTGGGTCTGTGTTGGAGGAGGACAGCTGGAAACTCAGTTAGCAGCAGAGTAACACCTGTTCAGGCATATTTATGGGGGAAAGTGCTCACTAACAGAAAAGTGAAGTCATACCAGAAGGAGTTATTCCACAGAAAAAAGGCACCAGAACACAGAGTACCTTTGTGACGTGAGCCACCAGCCCCTCGTGTGCCAACCTGGGGAGGAGAAAGCAGAGACTGGACGTGATTTGATCCTAGCTCCTACTGATGGACAGACAAGCACGCAAATCAGGGTCTGAGAGTCTCAGTTTATGGCCTGCCATTGTGGAAGAGAAATGCTGAGGGTTCTGGCCACTTGCTGGTGTTCAAGACTAATCAAATTAgccagaaattagaaaataagatcaaagggagaggaagagaatatGTGCAGAAGGGCTAAACTAATGTTAATGCTTACTTTGTTTATGATTAAGCAGGTCTTAATTTGTGTAGGACATATACTTCCTGAGGACAGGGACCAAGCCTTTCAGAAGATTGATTCCAACACTAGGGGCAATCTGAAATTATTCAAGAGAAACTAATGTAAGAAAGTAGATGAAAATACTTTCTCTGAAGTTATGGCAACTTCTGATAATGTTCTTCATAGGGCCTGGTCTGCATGAAACCGGCTTAACAATATCCTTTTGCTACCTGAGCTTGTTCATTGCAATAGCAGAGTACCCTCTTAACTGCCCATCAGGGACTCAGTATCATGTGTGCTAGTGCCACACAGCAAGATTTCCTTAACAGGGACAGGATTTACATCAATGGTTACTTTTCAAGTGAGGAGAAGAAGCACAAATACTGATGGGTCTGATACTTGTGTAGGAACCAAAAGTCGAGAGGCTGGAGTTTTATTTCTAGCTTCATAACTGACTTAGAGAGTGGCCTGGCTAAGTCATTTAATCTGCCCCTACCTAGGTATTTCACCTGCAATATGAAGATTATAATTCTTGCTACTTACCCTCTGGGGTGTTATAAAGATTAGTGAATGTTTCTAGGGCACCTTATCATGCTGGAAGAAAAGCTGCACATGTAAACAAAAAGATTTATATGTGTTGCATGTATTTCTGTTTCCATGTGTAAGCTTCTATGAATATagtataaacatattttaatattttctttcctttaatgcAATCTCAGGAATATTAATTTTAAGGACTGACCCAATGGCAATCTACAGTGCCTTAAGCATTCACAGTTGTATACGCAGctagcaagaaaataaaagacaaatagctAGTGATATCTAAATGCAAATAGACGATAAATCCGTGCTTACTATGTTCCAAGCATTAAATTATCAAACATGGGATATAATCTTGGGTCTTTACAGGCAGGTAACCTTGGCACAAGTGTTTTTCTATGGAATTCTGAAGCCAAGAATGTGGTTTATACCTCTCTTCTCCTTAAAACACGAGCAATACAATCATTGCATTATTTAGCATCATAGTAAGTtaattcagtaaatttttttttgagggtcaAACAATAGGGTAAGACTTGAGACCAACAAAATTTCAGGTTTCCCCCACTTGCCTTACATAATTCTTTACTTCTGCCAGCAGGCTATAGGAGCAGTTCTGAAATTTCTAACTAAATAGAATTCACAGTACTTTTTCAGTCATTAGCTACCTGAGACACTTTAACATAAGCTGAAACTCCTGGGGGAGATACACAGGTGTGCACAAATGCTAAGAGAAGTCGGGCTCTACTTAAAGCGGACAATATTTTGAAATGCATGTTTAATAGACACAGATAACAAGGGTACTTGTCATGTTACTTCAATGCCAACACAGTAACAATTTTACACCATCATATTTAAAATCTTCTAACcaaattacaaaatacattttcaaagcaATGATTTAAATTGCTAAAAGATAAGGTCATGCTAAAAAAAACTATTATGCATTATTACACAATTGCTTCCCTTCATTCTCCATAGAAATGTCAACAGTTTTAGAAAAGCTGTAATTTTAATAACTATCAtgcttctttttttcaaaaaaaatcaacagctCCACATTAAATTCACTCCTTTGTCATATAACTTATTTAACTACTTGAAAACGAATACCGTTTACTGGGTGTTCAAATGAGAAATGtgaactttaaaattatttataattcacAGATGCTTTTAAATTCTGTAATATTTTGAACTGTTCTAGAAGGAccaattaaatgaattaacagtTAGGTTATGAGGAAGAAGGGTGGTCACCCATTAATAACAGCAGCTGTGAAGAGCAGGAATTGGTGCTGCACATTTTTTAACAGTCTTAAGATGAATTCCAGATATCAGAGCTCAAgctcagaggttttttttttttttttttgccttcaatACTCCCTAGTAAAAAAGAGGCTCGCTTTCCCCCAACAACACTTTAACACTTCAGATGAGCCAACAAAGAGATAAGGAGTTGTTATCACATCTCCGTGGCTCTCCTTAGGTAATCCTGGGCTTTTCATCCATTCTTTCACCAGACACATTTCGATTGCGTGTGCAGGGAGAAGTACAAATGTTTTGCTTGCTGTTACTTAAAGTTCATTTGAACAGACGGAGCTCAATGAATTCCATCTTCCGCAGccaaattaaatagaaaacagtGCATTCTTAAGCAGTTCACACTTAACTCCACCTCTCAAATCAGAGGAAAAAGCTGACGTGAAACCAGTTAAAGAACAGTCATCCTCTCTCGCACGGAAATCAAGACATTGTGTTTCTGAAGCCAGACAGAAGGAAAAGTGGTTTCCAATTATGTGGGGGGTgagaattgcttttctttttctatcttttggctcacttaaaaatatatataactaatgATAAGCACCCACCTCTTGGCGTTCAATAATTGGCAACTGTGTATTACACATCTGTTTACAGTGCTGTGACTGAGGGTGTTCTAAACTGTTTAACATGTTGATCTCTCCTTGAATAATGACAGACATCACCAGAGTGGATTTCCTGAGTctgtattctttttattctctacTATTTTGAGTTAGAAGGCATTTATTAGTTACTATGTGCTCTTGTGTTTATATATGACCTCATACCACAAAGAATTTAAATCAGTTTTTCATCGctttaattaattgatttaatcaaattttattaagcacctattatgtgtTCAGGTCTAATATTGGCTTGTGAACTttagaaactactttttttttgaagttttgatTTCCTTGTCTATAATATCAGAAAAATTTCAGCCTGCCTCAACATATGAGGTATTATAAGACTCAAACATAACATTATATGAAGGAGTTTTCTGTACTGCTAAAATCTAAAAATGTATTACATTATTACTACTGCCATGAAAGCCAAAGTTACCTATAAGTGATAAGTGATAAATGATAACTCATAAATGTGAGAACAGCAGAAAGGAATCAAAATTAACCATAATTTAGTTGTTGCAGTTTTCATATTGagattctaaaaatttttaatgacttaaagggcatttctgtttataaataaaaataaacaaaaataaagaacaacTATTTACCAATgttatttaaataacaatttaatagacaatattatcattattaaattaatatGGATTAATTTACTAACAATATTATTCTTGTTAAAcagtattaataaataaaaataaacaaaaatattccaaaaaaactCTTCTGAATGCTACTCACAGAAATCTTGAAAATCAATGCACAGCAGTTCATTAGTTAATAGCCACACACACTGGCCAGTTGTGATTAATTCATGAGTGTTGTAAAGTCCACACAACGAAAGGGCCTGCATTCAAAGTCCAGGAGCCACATTCCATAGTGCCAGCACCACTCTATAAGTGACTATTTGGCTTATTTAGAAATTCCTTGAGGCCAATTCTATTTCACTTCAAAATCCTTTGCACTAGTGTGAAATATACGTATTGAGCTTTGAAGGATGGCCtacgctttttaaaaatactcagtAAATTTCTCAATGCTACCAAGTTAATCATTAGTGATTTTAAATTAACTTCTTCACTGGGGaagcagaaggtaaaggggatTCTTCCACTGAGAAAACTAAGTTTGGAAATGGCTTCGTTAGGGAATGACGGATCTTAGAAACTTCATTTCACCATGTTAATGGTTTTGGAAGAACTGCCATAAACCACCAGAATTTTCAAAAAACGAAATCAAATTCTATTTCAAAGCAGCATCTGGTCTAACAGAATGTTTTGTCTTGTTAAACTAGACTTTACTGACTATTTTTCCAACATGTAGGCTTTGGTCCAAGGCCGGAAAACTTTCAGTCACCAGGAATTATAACAGTCCTGAAATGGTATTTATTGGAGCTGAATTTCACCTGTATTATATTCATGGCAGTAGTAACGCCAACATGAATTTTCGGCAGCCTAAAAAGGCCACACTGTATACTTCACTGCAGACAAGGCCACTAGAGAATACAAAAGTGTTGAAAGGCTAAAATTTAATTAATGAACAATTAGCACCCCCTGTGGGTTCATTGTGCAGTAAAGTGATAAATATGGTTTGCTAATGTAGAAAAAGCTGTTACAAAGATTAGGGGGGAACTATTACTACAATTATCCATATGCCTTTGTATTACAACTGACCTCAGTACTAGTTCTTGATTTGGACATACATGTGTCTAACAAATGACAGGAATTTTTAAGGTCTGTGGCAAATaatcattttgaattttgttaaagcACAGACTGACTCACACAGGTTGTCAGGCTGTTTTCATAGGGTGAAAAAGCCACTGAGATTGCTAGTGAGTACACCTAGCCAACCACCCAGCAGCTGCAACTCAAAGTAGTATCTGTTGTCTGCTCCTCAGTTTTATGCATTTAATGAGGAAATTATATGCTACAGTGGTATTAAGGAATTCAGAGAtgaggggccgggtgcggtggctcacgcctgtaatcccagcactttgggaggctgaggcaggcagactgcctgagctcaggagttcgagatcagcctggacaacatggtga
This window harbors:
- the ZNF521 gene encoding zinc finger protein 521 isoform X1, whose amino-acid sequence is MSRRKQAKPRSLKDPNCKLEDKTEDGEALDCKKRPEDGEELEDEAVHSCDSCLQVFESLSDITEHKINQCQLTDGVDVEDDPTCSWPASSPSSKDQTSPSHGEGCDFGEEEGGPGLPYPCQFCDKSFSRLSYLKHHEQSHSDKLPFKCTYCSRLFKHKRSRDRHIKLHTGDKKYHCSECDAAFSRSDHLKIHLKTHTSNKPYKCAICRRGFLSSSSLHGHMQVHERNKDGSQSGSRMEDWKMKDTQKCSQCEEGFDFPEDLQKHIAECHPECSPNEDRAALQCVYCHELFVEETSLMNHMEQVHSGEKKNSCSICSESFHTVEELYSHMDSHQQPESCNHSNSPSLVTVGYTSVSSTTPDSNLSVDSSTMVEAAPPIPKSRGRKRAAQQTPDMTGPSSKQAKVTYSCIYCNKQLFSSLAVLQIHLKTMHLDKPEQAHICQYCLEVLPSLYNLNEHLKQVHEAQDPGLIVSAMPAIVYQCNFCSEVVNDLNTLQEHIRCSHGFANPAAKDSNAFFCPHCYMGFLTDSSLEEHIRQVHCDLSGSRFGSPVLGTPKEPVVEVYSCSYCTNSPIFNSVLKLNKHIKENHKNIPLALNYIHNGKKSRALSPLSPVAIEQTSLKMMQAVGGAPARPAGEYICNQCGAKYTSLDSFQTHLKTHLDTVLPKLTCPQCNKEFPNQESLLKHVTIHFMITSTYYICESCDKQFTSVDDLQKHLLDMHTFVFFRCTLCQEVFDSKVSIQLHLAVKHSNEKKVYRCTSCNWDFRNETDLQLHVKHNHLENQGKVHKCIFCGESFGTEVELQCHITTHSKKYNCKFCSKAFHAIILLEKHLREKHCVFETKTPNCGTNGASEQVQKEEVELQTLLTNSQESHNSHDGSEEDVDTSEPMYGCDICGAAYTMETLLQNHQLRDHNIRPGESAIVKKKAELIKGNYKCNVCSRTFFSENGLREHMQTHLGPVKHYMCPICGERFPSLLTLTEHKVTHSKSLDTGNCRICKMPLQSEEEFLEHCQMHPDLRNSLTGFRCVVCMQTVTSTLELKIHGTFHMQKTGNGSAVQTTGRGQHVQKLYKCASCLKEFRSKQDLVKLDINGLPYGLCAGCVNLSKSASPGINVPPGANRPGLGQNENLSAVEGKGKMGGLKTRCSSCNVKFESESELQNHIQTIHRELVPDSNSTQLKTPQVSPMPRISPSQSDEKKTYQCIKCQMVFYNEWDIQVHVANHMIDEGLNHECKLCSQTFDSPAKLQCHLIEHSFEGMGGTFKCPVCFTVFVQANKLQQHIFSAHGQEDKIYDCTQCPQKFFFQTELQGKSEGQYGTRPGVLCSLQMEGNLWNGKEAFPPNMVCS
- the ZNF521 gene encoding zinc finger protein 521 isoform X2, which translates into the protein MSRRKQAKPRSLKDPNCKLEDKTEDGEALDCKKRPEDGEELEDEAVHSCDSCLQVFESLSDITEHKINQCQLTDGVDVEDDPTCSWPASSPSSKDQTSPSHGEGCDFGEEEGGPGLPYPCQFCDKSFSRLSYLKHHEQSHSDKLPFKCTYCSRLFKHKRSRDRHIKLHTGDKKYHCSECDAAFSRSDHLKIHLKTHTSNKPYKCAICRRGFLSSSSLHGHMQVHERNKDGSQSGSRMEDWKMKDTQKCSQCEEGFDFPEDLQKHIAECHPECSPNEDRAALQCVYCHELFVEETSLMNHMEQVHSGEKKNSCSICSESFHTVEELYSHMDSHQQPESCNHSNSPSLVTVGYTSVSSTTPDSNLSVDSSTMVEAAPPIPKSRGRKRAAQQTPDMTGPSSKQAKVTYSCIYCNKQLFSSLAVLQIHLKTMHLDKPEQAHICQYCLEVLPSLYNLNEHLKQVHEAQDPGLIVSAMPAIVYQCNFCSEVVNDLNTLQEHIRCSHGFANPAAKDSNAFFCPHCYMGFLTDSSLEEHIRQVHCDLSGSRFGSPVLGTPKEPVVEVYSCSYCTNSPIFNSVLKLNKHIKENHKNIPLALNYIHNGKKSRALSPLSPVAIEQTSLKMMQAVGGAPARPAGEYICNQCGAKYTSLDSFQTHLKTHLDTVLPKLTCPQCNKEFPNQESLLKHVTIHFMITSTYYICESCDKQFTSVDDLQKHLLDMHTFVFFRCTLCQEVFDSKVSIQLHLAVKHSNEKKVYRCTSCNWDFRNETDLQLHVKHNHLENQGKVHKCIFCGESFGTEVELQCHITTHSKKYNCKFCSKAFHAIILLEKHLREKHCVFETKTPNCGTNGASEQVQKEEVELQTLLTNSQESHNSHDGSEEDVDTSEPMYGCDICGAAYTMETLLQNHQLRDHNIRPGESAIVKKKAELIKGNYKCNVCSRTFFSENGLREHMQTHLGPVKHYMCPICGERFPSLLTLTEHKVTHSKSLDTGNCRICKMPLQSEEEFLEHCQMHPDLRNSLTGFRCVVCMQTVTSTLELKIHGTFHMQKTGNGSAVQTTGRGQHVQKLYKCASCLKEFRSKQDLVKLDINGLPYGLCAGCVNLSKSASPGINVPPGANRPGLGQNENLSAVEGKGKMGGLKTRCSSCNVKFESESELQNHIQTIHRELVPDSNSTQLKTPQVSPMPRISPSQSDEKTYQCIKCQMVFYNEWDIQVHVANHMIDEGLNHECKLCSQTFDSPAKLQCHLIEHSFEGMGGTFKCPVCFTVFVQANKLQQHIFSAHGQEDKIYDCTQCPQKFFFQTELQGKSEGQYGTRPGVLCSLQMEGNLWNGKEAFPPNMVCS